A genomic window from Levilactobacillus yonginensis includes:
- a CDS encoding DUF5776 domain-containing protein, whose product MKKKWLSTLLVVAGLTSVGITTTAQAKTSYYTTSPGIIRVKKTVAYYKDAAKKHHAATIHKDHYAKISKVVTVKGHAPVLKTNTGKYVTANKSFVAKTKGYQNPKKYYQVNYKQIKPYGKVGYTVKRGYEGIKTWKIMRRLGTANGYNKYNSATVYAVKNFQRKHHLKVTGTVNEKTWVKLGFSKSSWKSIDSYVAPLGAHAWNGRTDHIEAMIKQAYKYKGNPYLVGSSSKPVYGTDCSGLVMQALYAGGINTKPISSIHHAYPGNEWNSRNLWASKKFQHVAYSHKKRGDLVFYYQPGTHTIWHVAIYLGKGKVIESWPPRIMVQPIKNGQRSNVAGIARVFH is encoded by the coding sequence ATGAAGAAAAAATGGTTATCCACATTACTTGTCGTTGCTGGTCTAACCAGCGTTGGCATCACGACCACGGCGCAAGCAAAGACTAGTTACTACACGACTAGCCCTGGCATCATCCGGGTTAAGAAGACGGTGGCCTACTACAAAGACGCCGCTAAGAAACATCATGCGGCTACGATTCATAAGGACCACTATGCCAAGATTTCTAAGGTGGTAACGGTCAAGGGGCACGCCCCTGTTTTAAAGACCAATACTGGCAAATACGTGACTGCTAACAAGTCATTCGTTGCTAAGACGAAGGGCTACCAAAACCCGAAAAAGTATTATCAGGTCAATTACAAGCAGATCAAACCTTACGGTAAGGTCGGGTATACGGTCAAGCGGGGCTACGAAGGCATCAAGACTTGGAAGATCATGCGCCGCTTAGGCACTGCTAATGGCTACAACAAGTACAATTCGGCAACGGTCTATGCCGTCAAGAATTTCCAACGTAAACATCACCTGAAGGTCACGGGGACGGTGAACGAGAAGACCTGGGTCAAACTCGGATTTTCTAAGTCTAGCTGGAAGAGCATTGATTCATACGTCGCGCCATTAGGTGCCCATGCTTGGAATGGCCGGACTGACCATATCGAGGCAATGATCAAGCAAGCATACAAGTATAAGGGAAATCCTTACCTGGTAGGTTCTTCCTCTAAGCCAGTTTATGGCACGGACTGCTCTGGTCTTGTCATGCAGGCGCTTTATGCAGGTGGAATCAATACCAAGCCAATCAGTTCGATCCATCACGCTTACCCAGGCAATGAATGGAATTCTCGTAACCTGTGGGCTAGCAAGAAGTTCCAACACGTTGCTTACAGCCACAAGAAGCGCGGCGACTTGGTCTTCTATTACCAACCTGGCACCCACACGATTTGGCACGTTGCCATTTACTTAGGCAAAGGTAAGGTCATCGAAAGCTGGCCACCACGCATCATGGTTCAACCAATCAAGAACGGCCAACGCTCAAACGTGGCGGGAATCGCGCGTGTTTTCCACTAA
- the coaA gene encoding type I pantothenate kinase — protein MSDPINYNAFTRAQWRAFSDDATLPLTQESLRQIKAFNDRISLQDVQDIYIPLIHLLHLQFDHYQKLQRDKAEFLQQKPHRVPFIIGIAGSVAVGKTTAARLLEVLLNHYFTGQRIQLITTDGFLYSNEELKKRNLMARKGFPESYNMGALIQFLNDVKAGKKLIKSPVYSHKVYDIVPDRYDYIMHPDVLIVEGINTLQLPTNEQIYVSDFTDFSVYVDADPALIEDWFLERFKLLLETSFQDPSNYYYPYAIGDRDVALEKGKQVWRDIDLKNLTEYILPTRNRADMIIHKTFHHRIDRLLLRKY, from the coding sequence ATGAGTGATCCGATTAATTACAATGCGTTTACCCGAGCACAGTGGCGGGCGTTTTCGGACGATGCCACGTTGCCATTGACCCAAGAGAGTCTGCGGCAGATCAAGGCGTTTAACGACCGCATTTCCCTGCAGGATGTGCAGGATATTTATATTCCGTTGATTCACTTGTTACACCTACAGTTTGATCACTATCAAAAACTGCAACGGGACAAGGCGGAGTTCCTGCAACAGAAACCTCACCGAGTACCGTTTATTATCGGCATCGCCGGTAGTGTGGCGGTGGGGAAGACCACGGCGGCTCGGCTGTTAGAGGTTCTACTGAATCACTACTTTACTGGCCAACGGATTCAATTGATCACGACCGACGGGTTTCTCTACAGCAATGAGGAACTGAAGAAGCGTAATCTCATGGCGCGTAAAGGGTTTCCGGAAAGTTATAACATGGGGGCGCTGATTCAATTCTTAAACGACGTCAAGGCGGGCAAAAAGCTCATTAAGTCGCCGGTCTATTCGCATAAGGTTTACGACATCGTGCCGGACCGCTACGACTACATCATGCACCCGGACGTGCTGATTGTTGAGGGGATTAACACACTACAACTGCCAACCAACGAGCAGATTTACGTCAGTGATTTTACGGATTTTTCTGTATACGTGGATGCTGACCCCGCATTGATTGAGGACTGGTTCTTAGAGCGGTTTAAATTGTTGCTGGAGACGTCCTTTCAAGATCCTAGCAACTACTACTACCCATATGCCATTGGTGATCGGGACGTGGCCTTAGAAAAGGGGAAACAGGTTTGGCGCGACATTGACCTGAAGAACCTGACCGAATACATTTTGCCGACACGAAATCGGGCGGACATGATTATTCACAAGACGTTCCATCACCGGATTGATCGGCTCCTGTTGCGGAAATACTAG
- a CDS encoding LPXTG cell wall anchor domain-containing protein: MKDYERKTHYKMYKSHRGWLVAGITVTSMAVGIVAGPQASQTAQAADNAPTTTTTISGQSTTSGTQTKLPAVPTTNKSTGHDNGDKTPVPTTPQKPVVESTPVQPADGGTPANDAVGTPKEPSSDQTTPESAEKPTARAAVTTATPVKTGISVQDTDDLTNKVAAKPAFNVSKTDQLQYTYNHVDSTGRSTDLRVVDGYDGNHQVQGAGTWLGETYANQIAQDAKGIDPVSSAKYGTKLMYIDEWLPDYGLQYFLWQNDYAKTYATITDFRNSFSKAELATLTSISSNLNLQAAAGNQPTTFYQSIMAMQTLEGLQNAVNLQVLDITPNMDVSLVAYGSYEKNSNLWDIRALSGLKNLREVQLPTASINDISALGNHDKLTDVGLFDNQITDISPLATDKNLLISKANLFQQHVLLAPIKVSDKLAKGANSTDAGMLTYTTPSFIIKDLTASNLPIQGFDNASDLRYPSLYPSSSDAGNLNSNTLTWYNLLNGTDSAYGSLSTTWSDTNSDFAGYIIQPYELAANVSDLNVNIQLLQANGQQLNLAPATLISGDIGSSVDVQQNATVVTLMNQQLSKGYTFSGLILDGTGLYSDYAAKNGKANAQASWSTTLGDESKNWTILFYKDVMPWTLSVGYGVKDASGNYTPITNADGTAVTANYKGTSADKLALTDYEKDFDDYVYTGAETSADGQTWTDISQAADIPYVSDIQAVRMVYAQAKKATVTIKDATTGKTLQVLDATTNPELKGAIGSTSSFDSNTVIAPELAKGYTVVSDTTKNADGTSAIVFAKDATGNLDYTITLAHAFKTVEQAVHEQITYQDKQQKTVAAPVTKTVNFATVTDQVTQDAVTYSKLDATATPELDVTGKPTDASWVVYQAGSNLTFATVKNPSVTGMHVVSTTDAANDLTQTMAQPVTPTTADLSFVVTYEANPTSGGGDNGNNGGGTVTPPVTPTTPTPGNNGGGAAATVTPKKPTKQTKPNQGGQAVVVNKKTTRGAGHQAGATVTAGGQAAKVQSLAAPVAKPAAASTTAMKTAQLPQTNEQQRNGLAVIGLALLGALTSVVGWKKRRF, from the coding sequence ATGAAGGATTATGAACGTAAAACACATTACAAGATGTACAAATCACACAGAGGCTGGCTAGTTGCTGGTATCACTGTCACCAGTATGGCAGTGGGGATTGTCGCTGGACCACAGGCCAGTCAGACCGCACAGGCTGCCGATAATGCGCCAACTACCACGACAACCATTTCCGGTCAGTCAACGACAAGTGGCACGCAGACCAAACTACCAGCTGTGCCAACGACGAACAAGTCAACTGGTCATGATAATGGTGATAAGACACCAGTACCAACCACACCGCAGAAGCCAGTAGTTGAGTCTACGCCCGTCCAGCCAGCTGACGGTGGCACGCCGGCTAATGATGCCGTTGGTACGCCGAAGGAGCCTTCATCTGATCAAACGACACCAGAATCAGCTGAAAAGCCGACTGCTAGAGCTGCCGTGACGACCGCTACACCCGTTAAGACCGGAATTTCTGTGCAGGATACCGATGATTTGACCAACAAAGTGGCCGCTAAACCGGCCTTTAACGTCAGCAAGACTGATCAATTACAATATACTTATAATCACGTAGATTCTACCGGACGTAGCACGGACTTAAGGGTCGTGGATGGTTATGATGGTAATCATCAGGTGCAGGGAGCGGGTACTTGGTTGGGTGAAACGTATGCGAACCAGATTGCCCAGGATGCCAAAGGGATTGATCCAGTTTCATCGGCTAAGTACGGGACCAAACTCATGTACATCGATGAATGGCTGCCAGACTATGGGCTTCAATACTTTCTCTGGCAAAATGACTATGCCAAGACGTATGCCACGATTACTGACTTTCGAAACAGTTTCTCGAAGGCCGAGTTGGCAACGCTTACGTCCATTTCTTCAAATCTTAATTTACAAGCCGCAGCCGGCAATCAACCGACTACTTTCTATCAGAGTATCATGGCCATGCAGACTCTTGAAGGTCTACAAAATGCGGTCAACCTTCAGGTATTAGATATCACACCAAACATGGACGTCAGTTTAGTAGCCTATGGGTCTTATGAAAAGAACAGCAACCTCTGGGATATTCGGGCGTTAAGTGGCCTGAAGAACCTACGTGAGGTTCAGTTACCAACGGCTTCCATCAATGATATCTCAGCACTAGGGAATCACGACAAGTTGACCGATGTCGGCTTGTTCGATAACCAGATTACGGATATTTCACCGCTGGCGACGGATAAGAATCTCTTGATTTCAAAGGCTAACCTGTTTCAGCAACACGTGCTGTTAGCCCCGATTAAAGTCAGCGATAAGTTGGCTAAAGGGGCCAATTCAACTGATGCAGGAATGCTGACCTACACGACGCCATCCTTTATCATCAAGGACCTGACTGCCAGCAACCTGCCAATTCAGGGCTTTGATAATGCCAGTGATCTGAGATACCCTTCCCTGTACCCGTCTAGTTCTGATGCCGGTAATCTGAACAGCAACACGTTGACCTGGTATAACTTATTAAATGGTACCGATTCCGCGTACGGTAGTCTGTCCACCACCTGGAGTGATACCAACAGTGACTTCGCGGGCTACATCATTCAGCCGTATGAATTGGCTGCCAATGTCAGCGATTTAAACGTTAATATTCAACTGCTACAAGCTAACGGCCAGCAGTTGAACTTGGCGCCAGCTACCCTGATTTCTGGTGATATTGGGTCGAGTGTGGACGTCCAACAGAATGCAACCGTCGTGACGTTAATGAATCAACAATTGTCTAAGGGTTACACGTTCTCCGGGCTGATTTTGGATGGTACGGGCCTGTATTCCGACTACGCGGCGAAGAACGGCAAGGCCAATGCGCAAGCGTCCTGGAGCACTACGCTGGGTGACGAATCCAAAAACTGGACGATTCTATTTTACAAGGACGTCATGCCCTGGACGTTGTCAGTTGGTTACGGTGTGAAGGACGCCAGTGGCAACTACACACCAATTACGAACGCGGATGGTACAGCCGTGACCGCCAATTACAAGGGGACGTCAGCTGATAAACTAGCTTTGACCGATTATGAAAAAGACTTTGATGACTACGTTTACACCGGTGCTGAAACGAGTGCTGATGGTCAGACCTGGACCGATATTAGTCAAGCGGCTGATATTCCTTACGTCAGCGACATTCAAGCAGTTCGGATGGTTTACGCCCAGGCTAAGAAAGCCACGGTGACAATCAAGGATGCTACCACGGGTAAGACGCTTCAGGTGTTGGATGCGACGACCAATCCTGAACTGAAGGGGGCCATTGGGTCCACCAGTTCCTTTGATTCCAACACGGTGATTGCACCTGAACTGGCGAAGGGATACACGGTGGTCAGTGATACCACGAAGAACGCTGACGGCACTAGTGCCATTGTTTTCGCCAAGGATGCCACGGGTAACCTGGACTACACGATTACATTGGCGCACGCTTTTAAGACCGTTGAGCAGGCCGTTCACGAACAGATCACGTATCAAGATAAGCAACAAAAGACAGTTGCTGCGCCAGTAACTAAGACGGTGAACTTTGCCACAGTGACGGACCAAGTCACCCAAGACGCCGTCACTTACAGTAAATTGGATGCTACGGCAACGCCTGAATTAGACGTCACTGGTAAACCCACTGACGCTAGCTGGGTGGTTTACCAAGCGGGTAGTAATCTGACATTCGCTACGGTGAAAAATCCAAGTGTGACCGGGATGCACGTTGTTTCAACAACTGATGCGGCTAACGATTTGACACAAACGATGGCCCAGCCAGTAACCCCAACCACCGCCGACCTGAGCTTTGTCGTCACCTATGAAGCTAATCCAACGTCCGGTGGCGGTGACAATGGCAACAACGGTGGCGGGACCGTTACGCCACCAGTGACGCCAACCACGCCAACGCCAGGCAATAATGGCGGTGGAGCTGCGGCCACGGTTACGCCTAAGAAACCAACGAAGCAGACAAAACCTAACCAGGGTGGCCAAGCGGTTGTCGTGAATAAGAAGACGACTCGCGGGGCTGGTCATCAGGCTGGTGCGACGGTCACTGCCGGTGGTCAAGCAGCGAAGGTTCAGTCCTTGGCTGCGCCGGTAGCGAAGCCGGCTGCAGCATCAACGACGGCTATGAAAACGGCTCAGTTACCACAGACTAATGAACAGCAACGTAACGGGTTAGCCGTCATCGGTTTAGCTCTGTTAGGTGCTTTGACTAGTGTCGTGGGCTGGAAGAAACGTCGCTTCTAA
- the guaA gene encoding glutamine-hydrolyzing GMP synthase → MANVDMSKFDKIIVLDFGSQYNQLITRRIRDLGVYSELKAHTMSAAEIKAWGPKGIVFSGGPNSVYDSSAFNVDPEIFNLGIPILGICYGMQLMAHHLAGGKVESADNREYGRADITVLSDDAKLFKGTPKEQTVWMSHGDLVTQVPDGFERVATSENCPISAMQDVDRNFYGIQFHAEVRNSEYGNDILKNFTFDVCGAQANWSMDDFIDLQIQHIRDMVGDKRVLLGLSGGVDSSVVGVLLHKAIGTQLTSIFVDHGLLRKGEAEQVMASLKGKFGLNIVQVDAQDRFLSKLAGVTEPEKKRKIIGNEFIQVFNDEAQKLDGIDFLAQGTLYTDVIESGTDTAQTIKSHHNVGGLPEDMHFQLIEPLRSLFKDEARELGEKLGMPSDLVWRQPFPGPGLGIRVLGEITPEKLQIVRDSDLILREEIKKAGLDRDIWQYFTVLPNIKSVGVMGDGRTYDYAVGIRAVTSIDGMTADFAHIPWDVLQGISVRIVNEVDHVNRILYDVTSKPPSTIEWE, encoded by the coding sequence TTGGCAAACGTTGATATGTCCAAATTCGATAAGATCATCGTCTTGGACTTCGGAAGTCAATACAATCAGTTGATTACGCGCCGGATTCGTGACTTAGGCGTTTACTCCGAACTGAAGGCACACACGATGAGTGCTGCTGAGATCAAGGCTTGGGGCCCCAAGGGGATTGTGTTCTCCGGGGGACCAAACAGTGTTTACGATAGTAGTGCCTTTAACGTTGATCCTGAGATTTTTAACCTGGGTATTCCCATCTTAGGAATCTGTTACGGGATGCAACTCATGGCACACCACCTGGCTGGTGGAAAGGTTGAATCCGCGGATAACCGCGAGTACGGCCGCGCAGACATTACCGTTTTGAGTGATGATGCCAAACTATTCAAGGGCACGCCAAAGGAACAAACCGTTTGGATGAGTCATGGGGACCTGGTTACCCAGGTACCGGATGGCTTCGAACGGGTTGCTACCAGTGAAAACTGCCCAATTTCCGCAATGCAGGACGTTGACCGCAACTTCTACGGGATTCAATTCCACGCAGAGGTGCGCAACTCGGAATACGGGAACGACATCCTGAAGAACTTTACCTTTGACGTCTGTGGTGCGCAAGCCAACTGGTCAATGGACGACTTCATTGACTTACAGATTCAACACATTCGGGACATGGTTGGCGACAAACGCGTCTTGCTCGGCCTGTCCGGTGGGGTTGATTCTTCCGTAGTTGGTGTGCTGTTACATAAGGCCATTGGTACGCAACTGACCAGTATCTTCGTTGATCACGGCCTGTTGCGGAAGGGCGAAGCTGAACAAGTTATGGCTAGCCTGAAAGGGAAGTTCGGCTTAAACATCGTGCAAGTCGATGCTCAAGACCGCTTCTTAAGTAAGCTGGCTGGTGTGACTGAGCCTGAAAAGAAGCGTAAGATCATCGGTAACGAATTCATCCAAGTCTTTAACGACGAAGCACAGAAGCTAGATGGTATCGACTTCTTGGCGCAAGGAACGTTGTATACCGACGTGATTGAAAGTGGGACTGACACGGCACAAACCATCAAGTCTCACCATAACGTGGGTGGGTTGCCGGAAGACATGCACTTCCAGCTGATTGAACCACTGCGTTCATTGTTTAAGGATGAAGCCCGTGAGTTGGGTGAAAAGTTGGGAATGCCTAGCGACCTTGTGTGGCGGCAACCATTCCCTGGTCCCGGTTTAGGGATTCGGGTATTGGGTGAAATTACCCCTGAAAAGCTTCAAATCGTGCGGGACAGTGACTTGATCCTCCGTGAGGAAATCAAGAAGGCTGGCCTCGACCGTGATATCTGGCAATACTTCACCGTCCTACCAAACATCAAGAGTGTTGGGGTAATGGGCGATGGCCGGACCTACGACTATGCCGTGGGTATCCGGGCCGTAACGTCGATCGATGGGATGACGGCGGACTTCGCTCACATTCCATGGGATGTCTTACAGGGGATTTCCGTCCGCATCGTCAACGAAGTGGACCACGTTAACCGTATCCTGTACGATGTTACGAGTAAGCCGCCTTCGACTATTGAGTGGGAATAA
- a CDS encoding C39 family peptidase, producing MKRLIESLVVVGLGLFLGMVPGGVAHAATATATASSESVGTSANSSTTSTPKTKPKAQSKPPVPYRKIFGKQKVNYYTKIGANRKHNYQVYQTGGAKSSAKNMKAISTGRHYANKKVHVTREEKMGDGTWLKFTYQHTQTGWIHRNGTVKSYRWLNIPLIAQRPELPTGCEITATTMMLQYAGAKVTKMSLAKEMPRSSNPNKGFVGSPYRRSGWWIYPKGLMTTVKRHLGSAKNMTGASFKKMKTQINRGHPVVIWVAGVDGFVNHAITLSGYSSARAYYNDPWTKRKTSMTLASLHKHRKHDAYRALSY from the coding sequence ATGAAACGACTTATCGAGAGTCTGGTCGTTGTTGGACTAGGTCTCTTTCTGGGCATGGTTCCCGGTGGCGTGGCTCACGCGGCAACTGCTACAGCGACCGCTTCGTCTGAATCGGTTGGCACCTCTGCCAATTCGTCAACAACGTCGACTCCTAAAACTAAGCCCAAGGCCCAGTCAAAACCACCAGTGCCTTACCGCAAGATTTTTGGTAAGCAAAAAGTTAACTACTACACCAAAATTGGGGCTAACCGAAAGCACAACTACCAGGTGTACCAAACGGGAGGAGCCAAGTCTTCCGCGAAGAATATGAAAGCCATTTCGACTGGACGACACTACGCGAATAAAAAGGTCCACGTTACCCGCGAAGAAAAAATGGGGGATGGGACTTGGTTGAAATTTACCTACCAGCACACCCAAACGGGCTGGATTCATCGCAATGGAACCGTCAAGTCCTACCGGTGGCTCAATATTCCCTTGATTGCGCAACGTCCTGAACTTCCCACGGGTTGTGAAATCACGGCGACGACCATGATGCTCCAGTACGCTGGGGCTAAGGTCACCAAGATGTCGCTGGCTAAAGAAATGCCGCGAAGTTCTAACCCCAACAAGGGATTCGTTGGCAGCCCTTATCGGCGCTCTGGTTGGTGGATCTATCCTAAGGGCCTCATGACGACCGTTAAGCGTCACCTTGGCTCGGCTAAGAACATGACCGGGGCTTCGTTTAAAAAGATGAAGACACAAATCAATCGGGGCCATCCCGTGGTTATCTGGGTCGCCGGGGTCGATGGCTTTGTAAATCATGCCATCACGCTTTCTGGCTACAGCAGTGCGCGGGCTTACTACAATGATCCGTGGACCAAGCGGAAAACCAGCATGACCCTAGCTAGCCTGCACAAGCACCGCAAACACGATGCGTATCGGGCTTTGAGTTATTAA
- a CDS encoding helix-turn-helix domain-containing protein, translated as MQTSISKLVNQKRRSLDLTIEKLAERASVSVSLISRIERGELENISLNKLQSIASALNLKLSDFFTDESLTGIHTLELIAYLKSLPEEQRETVAESVLKILKL; from the coding sequence ATGCAAACCTCAATTAGTAAACTAGTGAATCAGAAACGACGATCATTAGACTTGACCATTGAAAAATTAGCTGAACGAGCTAGCGTTTCCGTTAGCTTAATATCACGAATCGAGCGTGGAGAGCTCGAGAATATCAGCCTTAACAAGCTGCAGTCGATTGCATCGGCTCTGAACCTGAAACTGAGTGATTTTTTCACAGATGAATCACTAACTGGCATCCACACTTTAGAATTAATTGCCTATCTAAAGTCCCTCCCAGAAGAACAACGTGAGACAGTTGCAGAAAGTGTTTTGAAGATTTTAAAACTATAG
- the helD gene encoding RNA polymerase recycling motor HelD, with protein MPDSIKSQEQKHLDMVVQKIQTAEKEAKQRIDVAETDEAGIRKNFVNDLRIKTDSYEGLLETALSVRQQQQLLAERQNSWQHATTELSTLKRLEQKAYFARIDFQEGPKAKVETIYIGLGSFSDTPDHFLIYDWRAPISSIYYDGELGNVSYQTPDGEQTVDVKLKRQFQIEDGTIVTLYDTDQTVTDQMLLSALSEHSDTKMKSIVTTIQKEQNQIIRDTKSDLLFVQGAAGSGKTAAILQRVAFLLYRYRGHLNAGQVMLFSPNQLFNDYIDQVLPELGEHNMVQMTYYQYAGRRLPKIDVETLAQRFDESNTPAQKAINQLKGSLNFFDAVTDYADHLESADMVFRNIKFKGDVFIPKEKIQEIYYSFNRNYHLGNRLQATKEALIRILNRRISSEMKTKWVEDTIQDLSKEELDSLYGDDPREFDSAEKETQFLSRKVVMKAFDPIRKAIVRARFLSINNQYVHMLRDMPNRVDLKRAGISVADWNASVEESIDKLKDHRMQLVDTTPYLYLYDKMTGKGGERDMRYVFMDEIQDYNAFQLAFLKFSFPRARFTMLGDLNQAIFTKENSRTLLQELSTMFDPDKTRVVQLTQSYRSTQQVTDFTKHILKNGEAVTAFAREGELPTMTVATDEAAGIQRVIAQLKQNDEEQETTAIIGKDLADCRDLTEKLKAAGVAVTLIQSENQRLAPGTIVVPSFLAKGLEFDAVIVWQASKSRYVAEDERQLLYTICSRAMHRLTVIGINELSPLLSDVPESEFELV; from the coding sequence TTGCCAGATTCAATCAAGTCCCAAGAGCAGAAACATTTAGATATGGTCGTCCAGAAGATTCAAACCGCCGAAAAGGAAGCTAAGCAACGGATCGACGTTGCGGAGACCGACGAGGCCGGCATCCGGAAGAACTTTGTGAATGACTTGCGGATTAAAACGGATAGCTATGAGGGCTTGTTAGAGACGGCGCTTTCTGTTCGGCAACAGCAACAACTGTTGGCTGAACGGCAGAATAGTTGGCAACATGCCACGACTGAGCTGAGTACGTTAAAACGCCTGGAGCAGAAGGCCTACTTCGCCCGGATCGACTTTCAAGAAGGACCTAAGGCGAAGGTTGAGACCATTTATATTGGTCTGGGATCTTTCTCTGACACCCCCGATCATTTTCTGATTTACGATTGGCGGGCCCCTATCTCCAGTATTTATTATGATGGGGAATTGGGCAACGTCAGCTACCAAACGCCTGACGGGGAACAAACCGTTGACGTTAAATTAAAACGGCAATTTCAAATTGAGGACGGCACCATCGTGACCCTGTACGATACGGATCAGACGGTGACCGACCAGATGTTGTTATCTGCGTTGAGTGAACATTCTGATACGAAGATGAAGAGTATTGTCACCACCATTCAAAAGGAACAAAACCAAATTATTCGAGACACCAAGTCCGACCTGTTATTTGTGCAGGGGGCCGCGGGTTCGGGGAAGACGGCCGCTATTTTACAACGGGTGGCATTCCTGCTGTACCGTTACCGGGGCCATCTGAACGCTGGGCAGGTCATGTTGTTCTCACCTAACCAGTTGTTCAACGACTACATTGATCAAGTGTTGCCTGAACTCGGGGAGCACAACATGGTCCAGATGACGTACTACCAGTACGCCGGTCGTCGGTTGCCGAAGATCGACGTGGAAACGCTGGCGCAACGGTTTGACGAATCCAATACGCCGGCACAAAAGGCCATCAACCAGCTGAAGGGAAGCTTGAACTTCTTTGATGCGGTGACCGATTACGCCGACCATTTGGAAAGTGCGGACATGGTGTTCCGCAACATCAAATTCAAGGGCGACGTCTTTATTCCTAAGGAAAAGATTCAAGAAATCTACTACAGCTTTAACCGCAATTACCACCTTGGTAACCGGCTCCAGGCCACTAAGGAAGCACTGATTCGAATCTTGAACCGGCGGATTTCTAGTGAAATGAAGACCAAGTGGGTTGAAGATACCATTCAGGACCTGAGTAAGGAAGAATTGGATTCGCTGTACGGGGATGACCCACGGGAGTTCGATTCAGCTGAAAAGGAAACTCAATTCCTGTCACGGAAAGTCGTAATGAAGGCCTTTGACCCGATTCGAAAGGCCATCGTCCGGGCTCGGTTCCTGAGCATCAACAACCAGTACGTGCACATGCTACGGGATATGCCGAATCGCGTGGACTTGAAGCGGGCGGGAATCTCTGTGGCAGACTGGAATGCTAGCGTGGAGGAATCCATCGACAAGCTGAAGGACCACCGGATGCAACTGGTGGATACCACACCATACCTGTACCTCTACGACAAGATGACTGGTAAGGGTGGCGAACGTGACATGCGTTACGTCTTCATGGATGAGATTCAGGATTATAACGCCTTTCAACTGGCATTCTTGAAGTTTAGCTTCCCTCGGGCACGGTTCACGATGCTGGGGGACCTGAACCAGGCCATCTTTACCAAAGAAAATAGTCGGACGCTCTTGCAGGAACTCAGCACGATGTTCGACCCTGATAAGACGCGAGTCGTCCAATTGACACAGTCGTACCGGTCAACGCAACAGGTAACCGACTTCACCAAGCACATCCTAAAGAATGGGGAAGCCGTTACGGCGTTTGCTCGTGAAGGGGAACTGCCAACCATGACGGTTGCTACTGATGAAGCGGCTGGGATTCAACGAGTCATTGCGCAGCTGAAACAAAATGATGAGGAACAAGAGACGACGGCCATCATTGGTAAGGATTTGGCGGATTGTCGGGACCTGACCGAGAAGCTGAAAGCTGCTGGTGTTGCGGTAACGCTGATTCAATCTGAAAACCAGCGACTGGCTCCCGGGACCATCGTGGTACCATCGTTCCTGGCCAAGGGGTTGGAGTTTGATGCCGTCATCGTTTGGCAGGCATCGAAGAGTCGTTATGTGGCTGAGGATGAACGGCAATTGCTATACACCATCTGTTCGCGGGCGATGCACCGGTTGACAGTCATTGGGATCAACGAGTTGTCACCATTGTTGAGCGACGTGCCTGAATCTGAGTTTGAACTGGTCTAG